In Helianthus annuus cultivar XRQ/B chromosome 3, HanXRQr2.0-SUNRISE, whole genome shotgun sequence, a single window of DNA contains:
- the LOC110931467 gene encoding uncharacterized protein LOC110931467, protein MSKIKAVLTPTKSTKKPPVVQQNTRGRPTTKQVQERLDEASRIDEELRRSSFGDANTCFEGSRQSKYDKPRHSSYIPSQASQQSVIRSQKPKASLSRSKSSKKKETRDDHGFPLVIGDEYVGIIERFKSAIPPVFHPYVSCIRDVMPDGHCGFRSVAVGLGMDQSSWGLIRRDLVQEMDQNESIWFPIFEAWEEGYFYTHRQGLIWDSVAGCGEDNWMDFPLAGLLIAQTYGIGVHLLTTTMGASSTYFPILTPPANQQPLFITLTQVNENHFIHVKLEGDYPMPPAHGLWLTHQRPHTEKWEDMYLPRLEWYTSIMNPPPRSNPSLNYIDSYTEE, encoded by the coding sequence ATGTCAAAGATTAAAGCGGTGTTGACTCCAACGAAATCTACCAAGAAACCACCGGTTGTCCAACAAAATACTCGTGGCCGACCAACAACAAAGCAGGTACAAGAAAGGTTGGACGAGGCCTCTCGTATAGATGAAGAATTGAGGAGAAGCTCCTTCGGTGATGCAAACACGTGCTTTGAAGGTTCACGACAAAGTAAGTACGATAAACCTCGCCACAGCTCGTACATTCCGTCACAGGCCTCTCAACAGTCGGTTATAAGGTCACAAAAACCCAAAGCGAGCCTAAGCCGTTCAAAGAgttctaagaagaaagagacacgAGATGATCACGGTTTTCCTTTAGTCATTGGGGACGAGTACGTGGGAATCATCGAACGGTTTAAGTCTGCCATTCCGCCAGTGTTCCATCCGTACGTCTCGTGCATACGAGATGTGATGCCGgacggtcattgtgggtttcgGTCTGTGGCTGTGGGCTTAGGTATGGATCAGAGTTCGTGGGGGCTCATTCGAAGGGACCTTGTCCAAGAAATGGATCAGAACGAATCGATCTGGTTCCCAATATTTGAAGCATGGGAAGAAGGTTATTTTTACACGCATCGTCAGGGCCTAATTTGGGATTCAGTGGCTGGTTGTGGGGAGGATAACTGGATGGACTTCCCCTTAGCAGGACTTCTTATTGCACAAACGTACGGTATCGGGGTGCACCTGTTAACGACAACCATGGGTGCGAGTTCCACTTACTTCCCAATACTAACTCCTCCGGCTAATCAACAACCATTATTCATAACGCTTACACAAGTTAACGAGAACCACTTCATACATGTTAAGCTGGAAGGGGATTATCCTATGCCACCAGCACACGGGCTATGGTTGACCCACCAAAGACCCCATACGGAAAAATGGGAAGATATGTACCTGCCACGTCTAGAATGGTATACATCGATAATGAATCCTCCGCCAAGATCAAACCCCAGTCTTAATTACATAGATAGTTATACGgaagaatga